In Thermosphaera sp., a genomic segment contains:
- a CDS encoding inositol monophosphatase family protein, with protein MEEIEELFMLVKKVAGNLSGLLREHYGVSYFSEKIGYGVTGDVTRRIDLIAEDYAVEEFRTSGLNVWVVSEEKGLYRLVEEPEYIALIDPLDGSLNFSIGVPLASVSIALFPREGLKSACVPEKMVGIVENIFTGEWYGLAGREVYVNGKPLPSYHYEPSGIASVYFDSVEDLRNLNDVFRNRGWQLKLRVFGSASLESAYASVGKIEYFISLTRKLRNTDIAVGYAIAERLGASISGDAIPSSIFSDSVTTVGRVVISPPNKKLMI; from the coding sequence ATGGAAGAGATTGAAGAATTATTTATGCTTGTAAAAAAAGTTGCAGGAAACCTATCTGGCTTGCTGAGAGAACATTACGGAGTCTCCTACTTCTCTGAAAAAATAGGCTATGGAGTCACAGGGGATGTCACTAGGCGAATAGACTTGATAGCCGAGGATTATGCGGTTGAGGAGTTTAGAACTAGTGGTTTGAATGTTTGGGTGGTTAGCGAGGAGAAGGGTCTCTACCGGCTTGTCGAAGAGCCAGAGTATATCGCTCTCATCGACCCCTTAGACGGCAGTCTTAATTTCTCGATCGGAGTTCCACTGGCATCAGTTTCTATAGCATTGTTTCCGAGGGAAGGCCTCAAGAGTGCATGCGTCCCAGAAAAGATGGTGGGGATTGTGGAGAACATTTTCACCGGAGAGTGGTATGGTTTAGCAGGTCGGGAAGTATATGTTAACGGAAAACCACTACCTTCATACCATTACGAACCATCCGGGATAGCGTCAGTATACTTCGACTCAGTCGAAGATTTAAGAAACCTCAACGATGTTTTCAGGAATCGTGGATGGCAGCTGAAGCTTAGGGTATTTGGATCAGCCTCTCTCGAATCCGCGTATGCTTCAGTGGGTAAGATAGAGTATTTCATTTCTCTGACTAGGAAGTTGAGGAATACTGATATAGCCGTAGGATATGCTATCGCTGAAAGGCTTGGGGCAAGCATATCGGGAGATGCCATACCATCTTCCATCTTCTCAGATAGCGTGACAACTGTTGGAAGAGTTGTTATATCCCCGCCCAATAAAAAGCTAATGATATAG